From bacterium:
CCCAGCCATCGGGGTATCGCACCGCCCACACCCCTTCCCGTGCTAACCGCCTGGCCAGATCATCAGCCCGGTCGTGGTCAGGCGCCAAGATCAGCGCCTGGCCTCGGGACGCGGCGGCAAGGGCGATAGGCAAAGGATCGTCGGAGGGCCCCTGGCGCAGGGTGCGGCCCTCTCCCTCAAAGAGATCGGCGTAGTCTCCCGAGGGCACCAACCGGGAACGCGACGGCCGGGGCAACCCAGCCACCACTCGGGGAGGCGAGGCAGTCCGCAGGAAGTGGGCCCGGCGTCCGGCCCAGCGCCACGCCGCCCACTCGCTCAGATCTATCAGCTCCCGTCCAGGCCCCAAGCTGCTGAGCTTGGCCAGCGGGGTGAGCTCCACCTCTTCGGGAGCCTCCACGCCCACCTCGGTGATCCAGCCCCCCACCCGGCGGCCGTGCAGCACCACCCGCACCATGGCCCCCAGCCCGAACCGGGGATCGTCGGTCCAGCCTTCGGGGACCGTGTAGGTGAACTCGCGATCTATGGCTAAGACGTCGGTCAGAACCCGAACGTTCAAAAGGCCAAGACTGCTAGAGACCCAGGGCGGAGCGGAGGTCGTCCACCCGATCGGTGCGCTCCCAGGTGAAGATGCTCTCGGGACTGCGTCCGAAGTGGCCGTACGCCGCCGTGTTCCGGTAGATCGGCCGCAGCAGCTCCAAATCCCGGATGATGGCCGCAGGGCGCAAATCGAAGATTTCATTCACTTGGTGGCTGATCTTGGCCGGGTCCACCCTCTCAGTGCCAAAGCTCTCCACCATCACCGACATCGGGCGGGCGATGCCGATGGCATACGACACCTGCACTTCGCAGCGGGATGCGGCGCCAGAGGCCACCACATTCTTGGCCACCCAGCGGGCCGCATACGCGGCCGAGCGGTCCACCTTGCTGGGGTCTTTGCCCGAGAAGGCGCCCCCGCCGTGGCGGGCCATGCCCCCGTAGGTGTCGACAATGATCTTGCGCCCAGTCAGGCCGGCGTCGGCCACCGGTCCACCCCTCACGAACTTCCCGGTGGGATTGACCAGCACGTCGTAGTCGTCGTCGCGGAACTGCTCGGGAACCACGGGGTCGATCACCTGCTCTTTGAGGTCGTCCTTCATCTCGTTGAGATCGGTTCCGTCGCGGTGGTGGGCCGAAATCAGTACGGCACTCAGCCCAACCGCCCGGGTTCCCTCGTACTCGAACGTCACCTGGCTCTTGCCGTCGGGCCTCAGGTAGGGCACACACCCCGACCGTCGGACCTCGGTCAGGCGCTCCACCATACGGTGGGCGATGTGGATGGGCAGCGGCATCAGCTCGGGGGTCTCATCGCAGGCAAAGCCGAACATCATTCCCTGGTCGCCGGCCCCCTGCTCCAGCGGATCGAGCCGGTCCACACCCTGGGCAATGTCGGGAGACTGATCATCGATGGACACCATCACCCCGCAGGTGTTGCCGTCGAAGCCGTAGTCCTCTCGGTCATACCCGATCCCGGTGATGGTGTCGCGCACCACCCGGGGAATGTCGATATACCCGTCGGTGGAGATCTCTCCGGCCACCACCACCAGTCCAGTGGTGACCAAAGTCTCACACGCCACCCGGCTGCCGATGTCCACGGCTAGCAGGGCATCTAGCACTCCGTCGGATATCTGATCGGCGATCTTGTCAGGATGGCCGCCGGTGACCGACTCAGACGTGAAGCGGTGTCGGCCATTTGACCCTTGGCTCATTGATTCTCCTCACGGGCTTCAGCCCGGTCTTCCATCACCAAGTCGAGGATGGCTCGAGCCACTTGGCGTTTGGAGCGCAGTCCGACCGGCCGGACTCGGCCATCGGAAGCTAGCACCAGCACCTCGTTGGTGTCGTAGGCAAAGCCGGCGTTCTCGGCCGCCACATCGTTAGCCACGATGTAGTCGGCCCCCTTGCCGTTCAACTTTGCGGCGGCGTTGTCGGCCACATCGCAGGTCTCAGCGGCGAATCCCACCAGGATCTGACCCTCGGGCTTGGACGCCCCCAGCGCGGCCAAGATGTCGGGGGTGGGCTCCAACTCGATGGCCGGAACCCCGTCGCGCTTTTTGAGCTTCACCCCGGCCGGGCCGACCGGGCGGAAATCGGCCACCGCCGCCGCCATGATCACCACATCGGCCGCCGCCGCCGCCGACTCGGTGGCCTCGGCCATCTCCTCTGCGGTGTCGACTCTCACCACCGTGACCCCTGGCAACACGGTCGCCTCCGGAGAGCCGGGGCGGTCCACGGTGGAGACGACGGTCACCTCGGCCCCCCGACCGGCCGCCTCGTCGGCAAAGGCATAGCCCTGCTTGCCCGAGGAGTGGTTTCCGATATAGCGCACCGGGTCGATGGGCTCTCGGGTGCCCCCCGCGGTGACCACCACCGAAAGGCCGGCCATGTCTTGGCGCTCGCTGCCGGCGCCGACTGCCTGGATCACTGCGGCCACGATGTCTTCCGGGGAGCTCAAGCGTCCGGCACCCTCGTCGCCTCCCGCCAGGCGGCCCGATTCCGGCCCCACGATGTGAACAGCCCGCTCGACCAGGGTGGCGATGTTGTCGGCCACCGCGGGGTGCTCCCACATCTCGGTGTGCATCGCCGGGCAGATCACCACCGGGGCCCGAGTGGCTATGAGAGTGGCGGTCAGCAGGTCGGAGCTGATGCCGGCGGCGTAGGCGCCGATAACCCGGGCGGTGGCCGGCGCCACCACCACGCAGTCGGCAGTCTGGCCCAGCGTGGTGTGGGGAATGGGGTCGTCCTCGTCGAAAAGACTCATCTGGCTGCGCTCAGAGGCCAATGCATCAAAGGTGGCCCGGCCCACAAACCGGGTGGCGCCCTTGGTCAAGACCGGGACGACATGGGCACCGGCGTCCACCAGCCGACGGCAAACCTCAACCGCCTTGTACGCCGCGATCCCCCCGCTCACGCCGAGCACGATGCGCTTGCCGGCGAGCGATTTCATGGTTTTGTCAGGACGCTGAGTCCAGATCGGCCTCGTCTGGACCAGCGTCGTCCGGGTCGGCTTGTTCCAGGCCAGCCTCGCCGGTTGGGATCATGGCATCGGCCAGAAGCTCCTCTTCGGTGACCTCGGGAGGATCGGTGGCGATGATCTTGTCGGAGGCGATCTCCTCGAAGGCAATGGACAGGGGCTTGCGCGACATCGTCAGCACCTGGGGCGGAACCATCGCGCCCAAACCCTCGCCCAGCTGGCCGAAATAGGAGTTGATCTGACAGGCCCGCAGCGCTCCCAGTGTCACCAAACGGAACTTGGAGTCGGTGCGCCCCAAGAGCTCCTCAATGGTCGGATACATCATGGTGTCGTGCTGTTCAGACATCAGTACGGGCCTTTTCTTGCGTGCCTTCTATTGAGTGCAGCCTTCTTCCCAAAAGTCTGGGGAGAGCGGGCTAATGATATCAGGACAGGGTGACTTATTCGGCATTGTCCAAGCGGGCTTCTTCGATCAGAGCGCCGATGGCGGCCACCGCCTCGTCAAGGCTGTCGTTGACGACGTGGATCGCGTTGAGCTCGTAAGCCCGGATTCGCTCAGAGTCGGCCAGAGCCAGCCGTTTGGCGATATGGCTCTCGGAATCGCCCCGGCCTCGCAGACGGGATTCCTGCTCTGCCGCCGATGGTGCTTCGACGAAGATGCACAGAGCCTCGGGATGGCTCTCCCTTACTTGGACTGCCCCTTGGACATCGATCTCCAACAGAACGTCGCAGCCTGCCGGAGGATCGGGTTGCGGCGTTCCGTAGAGGTTTCCGGCGATCTCTGCCCATTCCACGAAGCCGTCTTCGGCGATCTTGGCCCGGAACTCGGACTCTTCGGCGAACACATAGGCAGTTTCCGGCTCACCTGGTCGACGCACACGCGTCGTCCACGAGCGACTGAGCCATAATTTGGGGTCCGCGGCCACTAAAGCAGCCGCGATCGTCCCCTTGCCGACCCCGCCGGGGCCGGACAAAACGATGATGAGGGGATGATCTACTAGTCGCCGCAGCGTGCGAGCAGCGAGGCCCGCTGCTGATCGCCCAGCCCGCGGATGCGACGGCTGTCGGCAATGCCGATCTCGTCCATCATCTTGCGGGCCCGAACCTTGCCCATGCCTGGAAGGGACTCCAAGACGGCGAGCACTTTGGTTCCGGCGATTACCTCATCGGTTTCAGCGTCTTCCAGCAGTTGGGAGAGCGTGATCGTCCTCATCTTGAGCTTGTGCTTGACGTCGGCTCGCCTGCGGCGCACCTCGCCAGCCTTGGCCAACGCTGCCTGGCGCTGTTCTGCTGTCAGTTGTGGGGGTCCTGCCATTACACCATTGTAGTTTAGGCTGCAAGTCATGTTGGGGATTTGGAGCCTGAGACCGTTCAGCCAGCCAGCGGAATGCGTAGCACCCAGCCCGCCTCGATGCGATCTGAGTTGGTGAAGAGCCCTCCTCCGACCTGTCGGCGCCCCATATTCGCAGCCTCAATCCGCGTCCAGTAGCCGGCATCGCCATACGCCTTCTGTGAAATGGCGCCGAGGCTGTCTCCTGGCTGCACAACGTAGGAGACATACCGGGCGCCGACCGCAGCGCTGGCGCGAGGCACGGAGATTGGGTTGGGGATGTTCAGGACCCACCCGTACCGGATCGAATCTGAACTGGTGAACATATAGCCGTCGTTCTGGCGGCGTCCCCGGTTGGCATCGAAGATGCGCTGCCACTGCGCAGCGTCCCCGTAGGAGGCTTGGGCGATTGCCTCCAGCGTGTCGCCGGGCTTGACGCTATAGGTGAGGAAATAATGCGCTTCGGAGTCAGCAGACGCTTCCTCACCGGTGTCGTCAGAACCGCCGTCTGCTGCAATCCCACCACTATTTGCGGAGTCGGATGCCTTATCGTCTTTTGAAGCCCCCACCAGCTCTCGGTTGACATGGCCCTGCGGCTGGTTGCCCTGTCCGCTTGACCCCGTTAATAGGATGCTCGCTTCTCCCTGCGATTCAATATCCAGCACCGAACCCCGGACGAAGCTCCGCTCGTCGATGCCCACCCGCAGTGGGATATCGCGGTCGGATACACCGGTGTGGCGAGATGTGACCCTTATCAGCGCACCTTCGCTGCGGCTGGGCAGGTCAACGATCAGCTGAGAGGGATCTTGGCCCAGCGGCTCCCACTGGTCGTCTCCGAGCAGCTGGCAGTCGATCTCGTAGTCGGCGCCGGGGCTCGACTGGCTCTCTACGTCAAGGAAGAGCCTGATGTTGATCGAAATCGGGGTTTCGACAGACACCGTGAATTCAGCCGATTCGCCCATCGCAATCGATTGAGCCGACTCTTGTTCCACGTTCACTTCCACCGGGGGAAGCTGGACCGGGAACCATGCGTCGGAGGAGATGGTAGGAATGCCGGCGAAAGAGGGGCTCTGCCCGCTGCCCGCGCCCGGGTTGTTGCCCGCGCCCGGGTTGTTGCCCGCGCCCGGGTTGTTGCCCGGTTTGACAGTCTTCGGCACCGCGGTGTCGTTGTCGGCGATTGTGGCGGTCACGGTCTGGCCGCCGAGCGCGTTGTACTTGGCGTCAGACGACGACACCGCATGGGTGATGGCCGCCGACCGGCTGTCGCCGGGGTTGTCCACGTCGTCGTCCACCGCCGACACCGTCACCGTCTGCGCCGTCGACCAATCAGACGGCCGGAACACCAGCGTGAGCGACGCCCCCGCCGTCCCCCCCTTCTTGCTCACCTTCGCCGCCGACGGCGACCCCGACGCCACCGCCACCGACACATCATGAGTCGGCTCGGAGTCCAGAACCACCGTGTAGGCATCAGTCCCCGACGGCTCCGACACCGCCGTCGACCCGCCCGACTGCGAAATCGACACCCCCGCAGTGTCATCGTCGGCCACCGTGACCGTCGTCTTCGCCGCCGACCCCAGGTCATAGGCCGCCCCGTCAACCAAAGTCAGCACAATCGTCTCAGAGCCCTCATCCACCGAATCGTCGAGAACCGCAACCGGAATGCTCACCGCAGACGCCCCCTTGGACACCGCCACACTCCCCGGCAAAGCCGTGAAATCGCTCCCCGACCCCGCCGAGCCGCCCACCGTGTAAGACACCGAGAACCCCGCCGGCGCCACCGGAGACAACCCCACCGACACACTCACACCCCGACTCCCCGAAGCCTCACCCCCCGAATAAACAGCCGAACCAAACCCCACCACCGGCACAACCACCGGCACCGCGGTGTCGTTGTCGGCGATTGTGGCGGTCACGGTCTGGCCGCCGAGCGCGTTGTACTTGGCGTCAGACGACGACACCGCATGGGTGATGGCCGCCGACCGGCTGTCGCCGGGGTTGTCCACGTCGTCGTCCACCGCCGACACCGTCACCGTCTGCGCCGTCGACCAATCAGACGGCCGGAACACCAGCGTGAGCGACGCCCCCGCCGTCCCCCCCTTCTTGCTCACCTTCGCCGCCGACGGCGACCCCGACGCCACCGCCACCGACACATCATGAGTCGGCTCGGAGTCCAGAACCACCGTGTAGGCATCAGTCCCCGACGGCTCCGACACCGCCGTCGACCCGCCCGACTGCGAAATCGACACCCCCGCAGTGTCATCGTCGGCCACCGTGACCGTCGTCTTCGCCGCCGACCCCAGGTCATAGGCCGCCCCGTCAACCAAAGTCAGCACAATCGTCTCAGAGCCCTCATCCACCGAATCGTCGAGAACCGCAACCGGAATGCTCACCGCAGACGCCCCCTTGGACACCGCCACACTCCCCGGCAAAGCCGTGAAATCGCTCCCCGACCCCGCCGAGCCGCCCACCGTGTAAGACACCGAGAACCCCGCCGGCGCCACCGGAGACAACCCCACCGACACACTCACACCCCGACTCCCCGAAGCCTCACCCCCCGAATAAACAGCCGAACCAAACCCCACCACCGGCACAACCACCGGCACCTCAACCGCAGTGTCCTTGCTCTTGCGCGTTTTGTCGCGCACGTCGGTTGTCGCCCTGCTCGGATCGCCAACGGTATAACCGACCTTGTCGCCAGCCAGGACGTCCAGGCTCACCTCCACATGGCCCATAGACCTATCGAGGTTGATGCCGTTGCAGAGGCTGACGAGCAATTTGAAGTTCTCGTCGTCGAGGTCTGAAGGCTGCGTGCTGTCATACAAACCAGGCGTCTCCGCACCCGATGGCTGACACGGATAGCGCTTGTCATTACCATCTCTGTTTGAGACACGTTGGGTGAACACCAGCTCTCGGGTTGGGATACTGACCTTCTTGGAAGTCTCACCGGATCTGACAGTGATGGACTGAAGATTGTCGCTGTTTATGGAAGTCGCGCTGAACGAATTGTTGACGTAGTACTTGACATAGATGTCCTGTGTCGGGGCCGGACTGATGGTGAGGGTGAATGACGCAGACTCCCGTTCGTAAACCCGGGATTGATCGGCGGTCACCGTGACCACCGGCTTTGTCTGGGCGGCTGCGGACGACGGCGCCAAAGCAACGAGAGACCCCGATACAAGCGCCAGCGCAGCCACAGCCAGCGCAGCTCGTATGCTCAACCCAGCAGAAAGGCAGAAAGAACGAATCACGGCGAAGAACCTTGTGTATGAGCGCAAAAGCGCAGGATAAGAAGCCCTAGCTCCGCTCAAGAACGCTAAGCGGGCTCCGCCGTGGCGAACACGGTAGCCGCCAAGCGCTCAGTTCGTCAATGTCGGCTCGTGGATGCCCCGCCTATGGCCGAGTGGGCCTGATGCTGTCGGCAACCTGCTTGGCCCTGTCGGCCATGGCCGTCAAAGCCCCGTCTTGCTGGCTTGAGCCCCTGTCAAGCGCTTGAACCTCGGCAGTCACGGTCCGGCCGACCACCAGGATGGAGGCCCCAGCGGCGATAGCGGCCTCAGGGGTGGCCACGGAGGCCTGATCGTTGTGGCTTGAGCCGGGGAGGCGGATGCCGGGCACCACCCGCTTCAGCTCGGGCGCCACTTCCTTGACCACTCCGATGTCGGCCGCCGAGCAGATCACACCGCCACAGCCGGCGTCGCGGGCCAGTGCCGCCCGCTCTTCGAGCACCGCCCGGGATCGGTCGGCATCGCTGGTGAGGATGGTGACACCCAGCACTTGGGCGGCGCCGTCGCTGCCCTCGGCCAGGCCCTGCACTCCAGCCCGCAGCATGTCGGCCCCGCCGACGGTGTGGACGGTGAGCCAGCGGACCCCGGTTCGGCCCAACTCGGCCGCGGCCCTCTCCACCGTGGCGGGGATGTCGTGCAGCTTGAGGTCGGCGAACACCTCAAAGCCCCGTTCGATCATGGCGGTGATCGCGGTGGGGCCAGCGGTGGCGAACAGCTCGAATCCGACTTTGGCCACCCCCATCGATGGGTACACGGCATCGGCCATCAAACAAGCCAGATTCAGATCGTCCACGTCCAGGGCGATGGCCAACCGGGGATCGCGCGTCGTTTCACTCATGGGCTGCTCCTATCAGCTCGTCCAATCGGCTCACACCACGGGATGCACACCAGCGAGCGAGGTCCCGGAGCACTTTGGCCGGGGCCCGGGGGTCGGCGAATGTGGCGGTGCCCACCTGCAAGGCGCTGGCCCCGGCCATCATCATCTCCACCGCATCGGTACCCGAGGCGATCCCGCCCACCCCGATGATGGGCACATCAGGCAGGGCGGCGTACACGTCGTAAACCGATCTCACCGCCACCGGGCCCATGGCCCGGCCCGACACCCCTCCCCCGCCCGCGCCCAGCACGGGCCGGCGGGCTTCGGTGTCTATGACCATGCCCAGCAGGGTGTTGATGAGGGTCAGGGCCGCGGCCCCGCCCTCCACGGCGGCGGCGGCGATGTCCACCAGATCGCCGGTAGCGCTGAGCTTGGCCCACCGGGGCAAGCCGCAGGAGGCGGTGGCGGCCAGCGCGGCCTGGGTCATGGCCGCCGAGTGGGAGAACATGCGGCCCCGATCCTCCAGATTGGGGCAGGAGACGTTCACCTCCACCGCCACCACGGCCTCAAGGGCAGTTCCTCCGGTCGCCGCCAGCAGGTCGGAGGCGGCGGCGAAGTCGTCCAGGGAGCGACCCCAGATCGACACCACCACCCGGGCGCCGGTGTCGGCCAGCACCGGCAGCTCCTCGGCCAGCCATCGGGGCAGGCCGGGACCTTGCAGGCCGACGCTGTTGATCATTCCCGCTGGCACCGGGTGGACTCGGGGCGGGGGGTTGCCCGGCCACTCAAAGGGGGCCAGCGATTTCACCACCACCGCGCCCAGCGCCGAGTAGTCGAGGTAGCGGGCCAATTCGGTGCCGTGGCCCACCGTGCCCGAGGCGGTCATCACCGGGTTGGGCAACCGAACTGAGCCGATGGCGGTATCCAGCTCCGGTTTCCGACCCCTGGCCACTAGAGGCTCACAGCTCGAAAGCCAGCTGATCGCTGGTCACCCCGCGGTGGTATTCCTGGAGGGTCCGAACCCGCAGCTGGTGGCGGGCCCAGTCGACCATGCCGTCGGCGGCCGCCAATCCGGCCGAGGCGGTGGTCAAAAGCGGCACCCGGTTGCGGCTGGCCGCCCGGCGGATGTGATCGCCATCGGCCCGCGATCCCCGGCCTCTCGGGGTGTTCACCACCAACTGCACCCGCCCTTCGTCAATCAGCTCCACCACGTTGGTGCCCTTCTCGCCGACCTTGGCCACCACCTCGGCCACCGGCACCCCGGCCTCGGACAGCGCCGCCGCAGTGCCGGAAGTGGCCGCAATGGCCAGGCCCAGCCCGGTGAAGCCCCGGGCCATCTCCACTCCGGCGGCCTTGTCCCGGTCGGCCAGCGACATCAACACGGTGCCGTTGGAGGGCAGCGGGGCGCCCGCGGCGATCTGGCTCTTGGCAAAGGCCAGTCCGGGGCGCAGGTCGATGCCCATCACCTCGCCGGTGGACTTCATCTCCGGGCCCAAGATGGCGTCGGCCTCGGGGAACTTGTTGAACGGCAGCACCGCCTCCTTGACCGAAATGTGGTCGCCGTTGGCCCGGCGCCCCAGCAGCCCCTCCTGGCGCAGATCGGCCAGGCTGGCGCCCATCATGACCCGGGTGGCCACTTTCACCAGGGGCACGCCGGTGGCCTTGGCCACAAACGGCACCGTGCGCGACGCCCGGGGGTTGGCCTCCAGCACGAACACCTGGTCGGCCTCCCCGATGCCGAATTGCTTGACCGCGAACTGCACGTTGATGAGCCCCACCACATCCAGGGCGTGGGCGATGTCCTTCACGTAGCGCTCCAACAGGGCCACGGTGGCCTCGGAGAGGTGGACCGGCGGCAGCATGCAGGCACTGTCGCCGGAGTGAACCCCGGCCTCCTCCACATGCTCCATCACTCCGCCGATGAGAATCTCGCCGGTCATGTCCCGGATGGCGTCCACGTCCACCTCGGTGGCGTCCTCCAAGAAGCGGTCGATCAGCACGGGCCGCTCCGCCGACAGCCCGCCCTCGCGGCCCAATGAGCCGGAGGCGGCCATCTCGGCCATGGCCTCGGCCAAGTCGTCGTCGGTGTAGACGATGACCATGGCCCGGCCTCCCAGCACATAGGAGGGCCGCACCAACACGGGGTAGCCGATGCGGTCGGCCACCGCCAGGGCATCCTCCACGGTGGCCGCGATGCCCCCGGCCGGCTGGGGGATGTCGAGGCGGGCGCACAGGGCATTCCAGCGCTCCCGATCCTCGGCCAGGTCGATGCTGTTGGGGCTGGTGCCCACCACCAAGCCGTTGGGCAGCACTCCGGCCAGCTTCAGCGGGGTCTGCCCGCCGAGCGACACCACGATCCCGGCAATGCCGGGGCCGCCCGCGGCCTGAGACGACGCCAGCTCGGCGTCGATCACATTGAGCAGGTCTTCTTCGGTGAGGGGCTCGAAATAGAGTCGGTCGCTGGTGTCGTAGTCGGTGGACACCGTCTCGGGGTTGCAGTTGACCATGATCGTCTCGTAGCCCGCCTCCGACAGCGCGAAGCAGGCATGGACACAGCAGTAGTCGAATTCGATTCCCTGACCGATCCGGTTGGGGCCCGACCCCAAGATGATGACCTTGGCCCGATCCGAGAGGGCCACCTCGCCCACGTCCTCATAGGTGGAGTAGTGGTACGGGGTTTCGGCCTCGAACTCGGCCGAGCAGGTGTCCACCGTCTTGAACGTCGCCTCCACCCCCGCGCCGATGCGGGCCGCCCGAATTTCGGCAGCCGGCACATTCCAGAGATAGCCGAGCTGGGCATCGGAGAACCCGAACTGCTTGGCCCGCTTCCACGCTCGGCGGGTCATGGCCTCGAATCCGCACTCTTCCAGCGCGGCCCGCTCTTCGGTGATCTGGAGGATCTGGTCGCAGAACCACGGGTCCACCTTGGTGGCCTCGAACAGCTCCGCCACCGTGAGCCCCCGCCGCAACAGGGCCTCGAGCTGGAAGATCCGCTCGGGGGTTGCCACCGCGGCGGCGGCCAGCAGCTCCTCGTCGCTGAGGGAGTCGTAGGCGGCCTCAGCGGGGTCGGCATTGAGGCCGTAGCGGCCCAGCTCCAGTGATCGCAGCCCCTTCTGGAGCGACTCGGTGAAGGTGCGGGCGATGGCCATGACCTCCCCCACCGACTGCATCTGGGTGTTGAGCACCCCCGACACCCCGGGGAACTTCTCGAACGCCCACCGGGGCACCTTGGTGACCACGTAGTCGATGACCGGCTCGAAACACGCCGGGGTCTTCTCGGTGATGTCGTTGGGAATCTCGTCGAGGGTGTAGCCCACCGCCAGGCGGGCGGCGATTTTGGCGATGGGAAACCCGGTGGCCTTGGAGGCCAGCGCCGATGAGCGCGACACCCTCGGGTTCATCTCGATGATCACGAACTCGCCGTTGTCGGGGTTCACCGCGAACTGAATGTTGGATCCGCCGGTTTCCACTCCCACCCGGCGGATGCAGTCGAAGGCGGCGTCCCGCAGCGCCTGATACTCCACATCCGACAGGGTCTGGGCCGGGGCCACGGTGATGGAGTCGCCGGTGTGGACCCCCATGGGGTCGAGGTTCTCGATAGTACACA
This genomic window contains:
- the carB gene encoding carbamoyl-phosphate synthase large subunit — translated: MPKRTDIESILLIGSGPIVIGQACEFDYSGTQACRVLRDEGYRVVLANSNPATIMTDPEFADATYVEPLSAEVLTSIIQREQPDVLLPTLGGQTALNLAMELIESGVVDKYGVEVIGADQTAISTAEDRAKFRQAMIDIGLPVPPSATANTLEEAMEVMERIGLPVIIRPAYILGGTGTGIAHTPEQGREMCARGLAASPISEILIEQSIAGWKEYELEVMRDQADNCVVVCTIENLDPMGVHTGDSITVAPAQTLSDVEYQALRDAAFDCIRRVGVETGGSNIQFAVNPDNGEFVIIEMNPRVSRSSALASKATGFPIAKIAARLAVGYTLDEIPNDITEKTPACFEPVIDYVVTKVPRWAFEKFPGVSGVLNTQMQSVGEVMAIARTFTESLQKGLRSLELGRYGLNADPAEAAYDSLSDEELLAAAAVATPERIFQLEALLRRGLTVAELFEATKVDPWFCDQILQITEERAALEECGFEAMTRRAWKRAKQFGFSDAQLGYLWNVPAAEIRAARIGAGVEATFKTVDTCSAEFEAETPYHYSTYEDVGEVALSDRAKVIILGSGPNRIGQGIEFDYCCVHACFALSEAGYETIMVNCNPETVSTDYDTSDRLYFEPLTEEDLLNVIDAELASSQAAGGPGIAGIVVSLGGQTPLKLAGVLPNGLVVGTSPNSIDLAEDRERWNALCARLDIPQPAGGIAATVEDALAVADRIGYPVLVRPSYVLGGRAMVIVYTDDDLAEAMAEMAASGSLGREGGLSAERPVLIDRFLEDATEVDVDAIRDMTGEILIGGVMEHVEEAGVHSGDSACMLPPVHLSEATVALLERYVKDIAHALDVVGLINVQFAVKQFGIGEADQVFVLEANPRASRTVPFVAKATGVPLVKVATRVMMGASLADLRQEGLLGRRANGDHISVKEAVLPFNKFPEADAILGPEMKSTGEVMGIDLRPGLAFAKSQIAAGAPLPSNGTVLMSLADRDKAAGVEMARGFTGLGLAIAATSGTAAALSEAGVPVAEVVAKVGEKGTNVVELIDEGRVQLVVNTPRGRGSRADGDHIRRAASRNRVPLLTTASAGLAAADGMVDWARHQLRVRTLQEYHRGVTSDQLAFEL